Genomic window (Rhineura floridana isolate rRhiFlo1 chromosome 13, rRhiFlo1.hap2, whole genome shotgun sequence):
AGGGGGCCGGGAATGCACATCACACACAACCAGAGTTAAACAAAACTGAAAAGCAAGAATCATCTCAGCAGGCAATTCAAGAGATCTATACATCACCTTCAGGTTAAATGGCTGTCCTGGAAAAGAGAAAGTCCTCCAGAACAAGACTACTTTTCCAAGTCTCCTAAAGATGGCACAAATTGGATGGGTAGAAATCTCAGGACCAGGGAGTCCTCCAAGGGAAGGCCCACACACTCACCTACCTGCCACACAACAGTGAACAGTGGCCTTTGCAGCATGgcttagaatcataggatagtagagttggaaggggcctataaggccatcaagtccaaccccctgcgcaatgcaggaatccaaatcaaagcattcccgacagatggctgtccagctgcctctttaaggcctccagtgtcggggagcccactacctctctaggtaattggttccagtgtcgtaccagagcttggaaaagttacttttttgaactacaactcccatcagccccagccagcatggccactggattgggctgatgggagttgtagttcaaaaaagtaacttttccaagctctgcgtatggctctaacagttaggaggtttttcctgatgtccagttgaaatctggcttcctgcaacttgagcccattattccgtgtcctgcactctgggacgaccaagaagagatcccagccctcctctatgtgacaacctttcatgtacttgaagagtgctatcctatctcccctcagtcttctttgggTAAGTATCATTTGGATTTCTCAGGTGTTGGACCCAATGGAAGAGGATTACTCTggagtagactccaagcaccacattccttttattacgtgccccattaattttaatccagatactctcggtggagctaccaagctcgtcttcttgtatttctgtgctgggatatatatttttaacatagcacgactccacctccctttttattccttctattctttttgaacaagttatatccttcaattggtgtattccagtcatgggagtcaccccaccaggtttcagttatacctatcaagtcataattgccctcctgtattagttcaagttcatcctgcttgtttctcatgctctgcgcattagtatacaggcatcaaagaccatgtgatttatggcttggcttccttactacatttttctgaggactgtcactgatccctattacagccgatctctctgttcccattactgtgcacaagccttcattaccaccaagttttcATCTgcttcccccttaggattcagtttaaagccctcctgatgaacttctccatgctgtggccaaacacattcttccaagtccttgtgagatgcaaacccatcacttgccagcagtccatctttcaggaagcatagcctgtggtcccagaatccaaatctctcacgtcggcaccaccttcgcagCCATTCATTCACCTGGaccatttttctttccctttctactcctcttctaaatactggaaggatggatgagaaaactatctggcccCCAAAGTCCaggagtttccttcccagagcttcgtagtctgatgtgatttcttcatagctccgtttggcagtatcatttgttcccacatggatgaggagaaagggatacctgttggtgggcttgataagtgatggcaacccttctgtcacatctctaatccgtcctggtagacagcatacctggtgagtccacggatcttctctgcatacctgggtttcgatcccacacagtagggagtctcccactactagtactcttcttgttgtgggctgtggtttcattgcccctgcttgattgagcttcagcctcttgctcgttgttgcaTGGAGTCCCCTGTAGTTCTTCCACCagaggctgtcctccagtctcatcctcgagtagTTGAaaacagttccatagttccactggtgaagggtgtctagctcttctgctcctaactgtcaccctttcccacggagtttcctccacttcgttgttcctctccaataatttgtttcttgcaaacacatttttgagcaaacaaaaagatgactgtacacatggacatcaccaaatggtcaatataagaatcaaattgattatataattggtagcagaagatggagaagttccatactttctgtgaaaacaagaccaggagcatactgcggtacagatcatgaactggtcatattgaaaatcagagtaaagctaaacaagaagaacaaagcaatcagaatgccaaaatacaatttaaataacattccagaagaatataaagataaaataaggaacagaggcCTGATTGTGTagttcatgaaaaattatggaatgccttaaaagaaatggaggtgccacagcatctgattgttctgacaATTGTtctgacaagaggctactgtaaggacagaatatggagaaaccaattgtttccctattggaaagggtgtgagataggggtgtattttatcaccctacttgtttaatctatatgcagaacataccatatggaaactgggactggaccaagatgaaggaggtgtgaatattggagggagaaatatcaataatttaagatatgcagatggtagcatcagtcaggatcattcagaccatggtattcccgatctctatgtacggatgtgaaagttgtagaatgaaaaaagcgggtaagagaaaaatcaactcatttgaaatgtagtgttggaggagagctttgtgcataccatggactgcgaaaaagacaaataattgggtgttagaacaaattaaaccagaactgtcactagaaggtaaactgaggttatcatactttggacacatcatgtgaagacatgattcactagaaaagacaagaatgctggggaaaacagaagggagtcgaaaaagaggaaggccaaacaagagatggattgattccataaaggacgccaCAGACGCCAcaggcaaaatgttgacagataacaaggaaaaggcagaactcctcaacgcctattttgcctccattttctcccaaaaagggaacagtgtgcaaccttgcatcggtagcaatctcagtaaggggtcgggattgcagttcaagattgataacgagacagtcaggaaatacctagttaacctaaatgagctcaaatctccagggcctgatgaactgcatcccagagtattgaaggaacttgctgatgtactctcggaacctcctgccatcatctttgagaaatcctggagaacgggagaggtgctggaggactggagacgggcaaacatcgtcccgctctttaaaaagggtaaaaaagaagatccggggaattacaggccggtcagtctgacttcaataccaggaaagatattagaacagataataaaagagtccattggcaactatctagatgacaatgctgtgattagtaggagccagcatgggtttgtcaagaaaaagtcctgtcaaactaatctcatctctttttttgatcgggtcactagcttagtagatggtggaaatgctgtagatgtcatctatctagatttcagcaaagtgtttgacaaagtcccccacgaccttttgattagcaaactagtcaaatgcggactagatggaaatactgtcaggtggattcacaactggttggaaaaccatactcaaagagtggtcgtcggtggctctgcttcggactggaaggaggtttcaagtggagtgccacagggttctgtcctgggggcgatactcttcaacatttttatcaatgacttagatgacggggtggagagaagccttatgaagtttgcggatgatacgaaactgggagggatagctaacacaatggaagacaggaataaaatccaaagggacctggatagactagaaaattgggctgaaattaataaaatgaaattcaataaagacaaatgcaagattctgcatttaggccacaaaaacaaaatgcacgggtataggatgggaaatacctggcttagcagtagtgcgtgtgagaaggaccttggaattgtagtggatcgcaagttgaacatgacccagcagtgtgatgctgcggcaaaaaaggcaaacgcggttttgggctgcataaacagagctatagtttccaggtcgagggaagtaatagtcccactatattctgcattagtcaggcctcatctggaatactgcgttcagttctgggtgcctcattttaagaaagatatagacaagttagagcgggttcagaagagggcgacgaggatgatagccggtatggagaaccgggtattatgaggaaaggttgaaggaacttggcatgttcagtctggtgaagagaaggctgaggggtgacatgattacactctttaagtacctgaagggctgtcacatagaggagggtacagatttgttgtctgctgccccagagggtaggactaggtctaatggttttaagttgcaggagcgtagattcagattggacattagaaggtacttcttgacagtaagggcagttcggcaatggaaccgactgcctagggaggtggtgggatccccttcgctggatgtcttcaagcagagactggacagctatctgcgggagatggtctagctgtggatttcctgctgtgagcagggggttggactcgatggcctacaaggccccttccaaccctatgattctatgattctattctatgactagaacttacaagatctgagcagggtgtttcatgacagatgctattggaggtcgctgattcatagggtcgccataagttgtaatcgacttgaaggcacgtaacaacaacaacaaagtgtaaCAAAACCACTTTTTCAACTGTTATTGAGTGTGTTACGGGTTTGAAGGACTaaatggaatgcctgggagtttgagtgatgtaagactgccagggggaagtgagagtgtgagtgagtgagagttttaagggaggtttgaataaaaaGACCGTTGGTTTTGACAGTTGGGAGTTTTTTGCTGTTGGGATTTGGAGTGGGaggagggaggttgtgttgtgggagtgagctgggtggaaaagggtggattacatattagtGAGGGTAGGGGAGAGAGGGACTATACATCAGTATACTATTTAACATCCTGTATTTTAATAAAGGTATTTTGTTCATTTAAACTCCTGTGTGTCTGCCTGGTCATGTGTACTACCATATCGGGGTCCTATTCAGTTCCTGTACCTACATCCTATTGTGGTAACAgggcacaccagtggtcacctttgggTGGGATGaaaggtggaagggctgaagcttgtggggcagagggcatatctgacccaggccgAGGCAAGTGTCCCGCTGtgtggggatttcctgaaccaagcatggggtgtcaggagggataatCCCTGCGGAAGGGCAGGTTCGCGACAGTAAGCATCCCGTTGTTTCTACCTCAAAAGGACACCTTGCCACTCTCTTTCTCACAGTCAAAGCAATAGCCCTTGAGTACAGAGGCAACTGTGGAGTAATGGGGAGGTAGATGGGCGGGGTCCAAGAATGGCTCAAAGATTCTATCTAGACAACATTCAGCATGTGCTATGTCTGCGCTATCCTTCCTCCCTTGCCTCTTTGTCTCCTGTTCTATTCATGTGTCCCCACCTTGGGCAAATTGCTAGAAACTAAGCCAAAAAAGCCCTATTGGCTATGAAATGGAGGAGGAGCCACATAGACAAAGGAGTGGAGAGGGACGTTACCTTCCCCAAGGCAGCCAGCAACTGGAAGTTGATGGTTTGCCGATGTCTCAGAATCCGGAGAATTCCATCCAGATACACTTGATCTTTACTGAAACACCCTGAAAGGAAGAAAACAGGGCACTTGGGGCCAGCAAAGTCCATTAGAAGTGACTGAGCTGGTGTAAAATACAAATGCTGTAGACATCTGTGAGCTTCCTGAGGTCTGGAAGGGGCTGGGGTTGTAGTAAATCCTTTTAGATTTACTGAATGTGGTAGCAGGAGAATCTAATTCTGAAGGCACCAACTGCCAGGAAGGTCTCCTGCCCAAGCCCTGCTATACATCAGTGCACAGGAGCACTGGAGGTCACTGCTACCCCTCAGCCCACCAGCCTTCCTATTGTCATGGTGAAGGCAGGATAACCATGCAGGGCGTCAATGCTCCACTGTCTCAACAACAGAGGAACTTTAGCAAACACGTCTTGCCTGGCCAGCTTCCCGACCCTGAGAACTAGAGACATGAAATGTCCATCCAACATGAAGAGCCACCACATCCACTGCCAAGTGTCTACCTTCCTAGTAGCTCACCTCAGTGGTTCAAGGGCATTACCTGGCCCTGAAGTGTCTGCCTGGCCTCGCTTGGCCCGCACGCAGTACTCCCACCGCACCCCAGGATCCTGCACATAGCGTTCCAGGTTGTGAAATAGCTCGCAGAAGGACACGCGGCTGGCCTGGTAGACAGTGTAGTAGAGAAGTGCCGCCCTCCACAGAAAGGGCTGCTTGCGGAAGAGGACACTGTGGATGCTGGCTAGGCCTTCTTCTGTGGGATTAGCAGGCTTCAGGCCATATTGCTGGCGACCTTCCAAGCTGTGCCAGGGCTGGTGAGCATTGTTGACCCCACGGATGTAGTGGGTGCCTAAGACAGGAGATATGTTATTCCAACTTCATTTCTCTTGGACAAATGACTTTCCTCACATTTTCCTCTCCTTTTGTTCTCCAGGTCAATAAATCATAGCATAAAACAGTAATTCCCTGGGGCTGGGCTTTATGCTTTATATCCTGGGTTGGGGAACTGTATCTGGATGGCTGACAGGCAGGATCTTTCCCCCCACCCTTGCAAGCCATCTTAACAGGTTGGCAGGGCCACATACCTGTCAACCACCTGATTTCACTGTGGCGTAAGTTGACAACCTGGAAAGGGCTCACTGAGCCCCTTTGAAGGCAGCCTCTCAGCACCAGTTAGCTGATTGGCTCTGAGAGCTCACTTTCAAAAGAAGTGGGtctcagcaccaatcagctgatgggtgctgagagccaTCGCTTTGATGTTTGTATTCAAACCACTTGCAGACAGACTTCAAAAGGAATGGCACTGAGAGCCATCCCCTTGGAAGTCGGCTGTAATTCCATTTGCAAGTGGCTTGAACATAAATCACTTGCAAATGGAGATCAAAGTGATGGCTCTCAGCACCCACCAGCTGaatgctgctgcattttacatttttttgctACAAAATTCAAACTGTAGGGGATGTCTGGATTTTGGCCTGTAATTCTTTGCCCGTATAATTTTATTGCCAAAGAATGGCCAGTTTTTCAAGAAGCACCTTAAAGGAGAGCCTTAAAAActagaagggggggaaatgtcaaAAGCTATGAAATGAATCACTTTTCTACCACAAGTAATTTCATTAAACTAGACAAAGCCCGAGTTATTATTAAACAGCTTCATTCAGTCTGAAGCCGAAATCTGTTTTGATATTGCCGCAGTATCCTAATGGAATTTTCCATCATGGCAGGCTAGCCGATAGCCTTTCCCTGAGGACCAAGACCAGCCAAAAGTTGTCAACCAGACCCCTGTTCATGTCCAGCCAGTGTTTGTTTTATGTTGTTTCTAAAATGCAGtttcagttattttttaaaaatattcactttacagaattctcagcactcttcccCCAAACTCCCTGGAGTTCACTGAAAACATCAGACTAATCTAACCTTGTAGTCATTTTCATAAGCAGTGTCAGGTGAAGACAGACATCTGTTGCGCTGGCAGAGTGCCATCCTGACATGGACTGGCTGGGAGTGGGACAGAGACTGATTCTTCTGCAAAGGCCTACTCCCCAGATCCCAGACTGGCTGAATCACAAAGCCAATCTTCCTCCTCTCTCCAAACAGTTTTCAAAAGTGTTTAGAGTGTGGAAAAATGCTTTCTAAAAAAGTGAAAGTGCCACACAAATGTTTGATCAGATAAACATGTCAGGTACTGGAGGAAAAATCCAAAAAAGCAGAGAGCCTTCTTGAAATAAAGGGACAGAGGGACGGTCAGGATTTGATTCACAGGCTGCATGTGTGTCTTTTCCACTCCAGTTCCATCCTTGGCCTCAGATGGTGTATCTGTTTCTACTGCACTGCAATTGTGGCAGTGAAACCCCTTATCGCTGCTTGGCAGAGCTAAATATTTCAACTGCTCAGGAAGCAAAGCTGTTGGAAAGATTACAGTCCAGATTCAGTAAGGGAAGGAGTTAAGTTTGGATGAGATTAAAACCTCACACAAACAGGTGTATGGAGAAGGATGAAGAGGTCCGTAAAAAGGCATGGAAACAAAGGAGTAGGGAGCCTAGATGCAAGGTGACCAAACGAAGAGTGTGGCAGAGTTGGCAAGAGACCAAGAAAGAGAAACCTAAGAGCCGAGTTTCATAAACTGATTTCGGAAAGCCAATGCCTTGGCCTCAAGTACATTTTTCGTGTCAAAATCTCCCCACCCTGTGAAAGTACTAACATATTTGGAGTTTCAAAATTCAGGGTTTTGTTCATGGGGTTGGGTAGTCCAGCTGGAACTTCCTTCCCCTGGAGGAAGCACCTGCTGTCCCAATTCATTGCAGATCACCAAttctccaccctcctcctcccaccatcTTCCAGAGTATGGAACACTCCAGAACTCTGCTTCTCCTTTGCTGATCCTGACCTATTTCATGGCGCAACATGCCCTCCAGCCAGTTCTGACGAGCTCCAGAGAGGTTGATGGCTAAAGTTGGCCGACTGTTTTCCACCATCATCACGGCCTGGGAGAGCAGATCCTCTGTGAGCTGAACTACCACCTGGAAGAAGATTCGGGGGGTGGGGCGGGCAGTATTTacacaatgaattaaaaatctaTTTAACTGCAAAGGGGTTCCCATTATGGGCCTTTGGAATTGTGCTTGCACCAGCAGTTACCCATCAAGAGAGATCTACAGTCAAGAACATCCCAATATTTATCCTCAAATGTTCCAAGCCCATataagaaagggaatcccagcccAGCTCTTGGAAGGAGGAATGCAGACCTCCTTTCCAGCTTTCTCTTACCTGCCTGCCGGGCTCTTGGCAGGCCGTGCAGTTGTCAGGGGTGAGCACAGGGCCAGTCCAGGTGTGCCTTCTTACACTCACTGTGACTGAATGTAATACCAAACAAGGACTGACTGGGACAGAAATGATTTTACGGCTCCCAATGCTTGTTCCAGACCACCGTCCTCCCCCCACTCTTGGATCATGCTGGGGTACAAAAGGTGGTCTTTGGCCATTCTTGAACTCACCTCTCCAGAGCACCCTTCCTTCTGCATGTACTTCCTGACGATGGACCAGATTTGGCATTTACTGAGTAACTTCCCACCATTGGATGCCTCAAAGCTCTCATATGTGCCATATTTCTCCAGGACAGCGTTAATTATTCCAATAGCCTGCAGTACACACAGCAGATTCAAaatttctatttgtattttgtaaCTATTTCCGATCATGGATTCAGttatgcggctgcaaaaaaggcaaatgctatattaggctgcattaacagaagtatagtttccaaattgcgtaaagtattagttcccctctattcagcactggttaggcctcatcttgaatactgcgtccagttctggtctccgcacttcaagaaggatgcagacaaactggaacaggttcagagaagggcaacaaggataatcgggactggaaaacaaagccctatgaggagagactgaaagaactgggcatgtttagcctggagaaaagaagactgaggggagatatgatagcactcttcaagtacatgaaaggttgtcacatagaggagggctgggatctcttctctgtcgtcccagagtgcaggacacagaataatgggctcaagttgcaggaagccagatttcgactggacatcaggacaaacttcctaactgttagagccatacgacaatgtaatcatttacctagagaagtagtgggctctccgacactggaggcattcaggaggcagctggatagccatctgtctcagtaacttattagaattctttgagagtgtcaacaagcatatagatagaggtgatccagtggacatagtgtacttagactttcaaaaagcgtttgacaaggtacctcaccaaagacttctgaggaagcttagcagtcatggaataagaggagaggtcctcttgtggataaggaattggttaagaagcagaaagcagagagtaggaataaacggacagttctcccaatggagggctgtagaaagtggagtccctcaaggatcggtattgggacctgtacttttcaacttgttcattaatgacctagaattaggagtgaacagtgaagtggccaagtttgctgatgacactaaattgttcagggttgttaaaacaaaaagggattgcgaagaactccaaaaagacctctccaaactgagtaaatgggcagaaaaatggctaatgcaattcaatacaaacaagtgtaaaattatgcatattggagcaaacaatcttaatttcacatatacgctcatggggtctgaactggcggtgaccgaccaggagagagacctcggggttgtactggacagcacgatgaaaatgtcgacccagtgtgtggcagctgtgaaaaaggcaaattccatgctagggataattaggaaaggtattgaaaataaaacagccgatatcataatgccgttgtataaatctatggtgcggccgcatttggaatactgtgtacagttctggttgcctcatctcaaaaaggatattatagagttggaaaaggttcagaagagggcaaccagaatgatcaaggggatggagcgactcctttacgaggaaaggttgcagaatttggggctttttagtttagagaaaaggcaggtcagaggagacatgatagaagtgtataaaattatgcatggcattgagaaagtggatagagaaaagttcttctccctctctcataatactagaactcgtggacattcaaagaagctgaatgttggaagattcaggacagacaaaaggaagtacttctttactcagcacatagttaaactatggaatttgctcccacaagatgcagtaatggccaccagcttggatggctttaaaagaagattagacaaattcatggaggacagggctatcaatggctactagccgtgatggctgtgctctgccaccctagtcagaggcagcatgcttctggaaaccagttgccggaagcctcaggaggggagagtgttcttgcactcgggtcctgcttgcaggcttcccccaggcacctggttggccactgtgagaacaggatgctggactagatgggccactggcctgatccagcaggctcttcctatgttcttatgaatgctttgatttggattcctacattgtgcagggggttggacttgatggccttataggccccttccaactctactatcctatgattctatgctcttattttaaaaatgtaaagccattgagtccaaccccctggtcaatgcaggaatccaactgtatgctttaatttggattcctgcattgaggaggttGGGCTCAGTGGCtctataggcctcttccaactctatgactctCTGATTCTGTTCTATGAAAATGAACATTTTGTGTGCatgcattatgtatttttttctctGCTTAGTAatcatattaaaccagaactatcactacaagctaaaatgatgaaactgagattatcatactttggacacataatgagaagacatgattcactagaaaagataataatgctgggaaaaacagaagggagtagaaaaagaggaaggccaaataagagatgaattgattccataaaggaagccacagacctgaacttacaagatcttaacagggtggttcatgacagatgctcttggatgtcactgattcatagggtcgccgtaagtcgtagtcgacttggaggcacataacaacaacaacaacaaagtaatcatatATTGTTATTTGAAGTTTATGGTCTGTACACCTAATGAACTGAAACTGAAGAGCATGATGAACTGAAGATTTCCACCACAAGATCAGGCCTTGCACCACCTCCTGGCCTCCAGCAAGCCCTCAGCTATGAAATGCTAAACAGCCCAGCTATTGACACAGAGCACCGAAACTGTGTTGCAGCTTCACAGGAGATGTCAGGAAGACCTGGCTAAAGGAGATGGGAGTAGAGGCAGCCTCCCTATAGTCCTCTGCTGGTTGCAGCTTGGCAGTATCAAGCAACACGGGAGGACAATCACTGTCCTCATCTCCTACTGGTGGATTTtagatgaacatcaggaaaaacttcctaacaatggaacc
Coding sequences:
- the MATCAP1 gene encoding microtubule-associated tyrosine carboxypeptidase 1 isoform X2, translated to MVLDSVSQAYRRQAQSDVFGAGLQQRSGKEEGSHLYEGLRRHPFLSPPLSLESDSSRPPSKPKCLQSPDPKAPLGLCPAFQSPCNWMRRSESSRAVNRRDRPRGQIRSAASLPHIPKAKAEGRSGTRRKSPCLLVALRPLNIEKERDKFFRSSYAYNPQFEYAEPVPEMVLEKYQDASGQFISQAIGIINAVLEKYGTYESFEASNGGKLLSKCQIWSIVRKYMQKEGCSGEVVVQLTEDLLSQAVMMVENSRPTLAINLSGARQNWLEGMLRHEIGTHYIRGVNNAHQPWHSLEGRQQYGLKPANPTEEGLASIHSVLFRKQPFLWRAALLYYTVYQASRVSFCELFHNLERYVQDPGVRWEYCVRAKRGQADTSGPGNALEPLSALFSSFQGVSVKIKCIWMEFSGF
- the MATCAP1 gene encoding microtubule-associated tyrosine carboxypeptidase 1 isoform X3 codes for the protein MVLDSVSQAYRRQAQSDVFGAGLQQRSGKEEGSHLYEGLRRHPFLSPPLSLESDSSRPPSKPKCLQSPDPKAPLGLCPAFQSPCNWMRRSESSRAVNRRDRPRGQIRSAASLPHIPKAKAEGRSGTRRKSPCLLVALRPLNIEKERDKFFRSSYAYNPQFEYAEPVPEMVLEKYQDASGQFISQAIGIINAVLEKYGTYESFEASNGGKLLSKCQIWSIVRKYMQKEGCSGEVVVQLTEDLLSQAVMMVENSRPTLAINLSGARQNWLEGMLRHEIGTHYIRGVNNAHQPWHSLEGRQQYGLKPANPTEEGLASIHSVLFRKQPFLWRAALLYYTVYQASRVSFCELFHNLERYVQDPGVRWEYCVRAKRGQADTSGPVPCFLPFRVFQ
- the MATCAP1 gene encoding microtubule-associated tyrosine carboxypeptidase 1 isoform X4; this translates as MVLDSVSQAYRRQAQSDVFGAGLQQRSGKEEGSHLYEGLRRHPFLSPPLSLESDSSRPPSKPKCLQSPDPKAPLGLCPAFQSPCNWMRRSESSRAVNRRDRPRGQIRSAASLPHIPKAKAEGRSGTRRKSPCLLVALRPLNIEKERDKFFRSSYAYNPQFEYAEPVPEMVLEKYQDASGQFISQAIGIINAVLEKYGTYESFEASNGGKLLSKCQIWSIVRKYMQKEGCSGEVVVQLTEDLLSQAVMMVENSRPTLAINLSGARQNWLEGMLRHEIGTHYIRGVNNAHQPWHSLEGRQQYGLKPANPTEEGLASIHSVLFRKQPFLWRAALLYYTVYQASRVSFCELFHNLERYVQDPGVRWEYCVRAKRGQADTSGPGNALEPLRVFQ